The following is a genomic window from Longimicrobium sp..
GCTTCGCCGCACCCCGGTGGGTCTTCATCTTCGGCATCGGATGACTTCCTTTATTTCGACTCGGCCGCGGGCGGCGCGGGTCGTTCGGGAGCCCGCGGCGCAACCGGCGCGGGCCGTTGAGATGCACCCGCGGCCGCGGGTGCGGGGCGATCGTCCCCTCCCGTGCTCGCGGGGGCGGACCGATCGGAACCTCCAGACGGGCTGGAGGGAGGCTTCAGCGGCGCGATCATCATCACCATGCTGCGCCCTTCCATCATCGGGTGCGACTCTACCTTGCTGATGTCCTGGAGCGCCACCGACACGCGGTCCAGCACCTGCCGCCCGAACTCGGGATGGGCCATCTGGCGCCCGCGGAACATCATGGTCAGCTTGACCTTGTTCCCCTCTTCGAGGAAGCGGCGGGCGTGGCGGAGCTTGAAGTCGTAGTCGTGGTCCTCGATCCCGGGACGCATCTTGACTTCTTTGATCTGTACGTGGTGCTGCTTCTTCCGCGCCTCGCGCTGCTGGCGCTGCTCCTCGTACTTGAACTTGCCGTAGTCCATGATGCGGCAGACCGGCGGCCGGGCCAGCGGTGCGACTTCCACCAGGTCCAGCCCCTGCTCTTCCGCGATCTCCTGCGCCCGTTCGATCGGCAGGATCCCGAGCTGCTCGCCTTCCGGGCTGATCACCCGGACGGGGCTGATACGGATCTGCCGATTCACCCGCACTTTCTCTTGGATGGCGCCGCTCTCCGAATTCGGGGGAAACAAAAAGACGGATCTGAAACGCTCAGATCCGTCCACGCGCACACGCACTCCGTGCTCCGGTGGAGACGGACGGGGCGAGGCGCGATGCGCGGACCCGGCAGCATTCGCCCCCACTGAGGAGACGAAGCCGAAAGGTGGAGGGCCTGCCTGCCCCCACTTGTACAGCATTGGAGCCTGGGAATCTATCCCCGCGCTCCCCGCCTGTCAACCGGCGGGTCAGTGCGGCGTGTAGATGAAAAAGAACGTGACAGCCGCGGTCATCCCCACGGCGAACAGCGCCCACGGCCACCCCGCCTGCGCTCCGACCCCGGAGCCCAGCATCTC
Proteins encoded in this region:
- the infC gene encoding translation initiation factor IF-3, with amino-acid sequence MLYKWGQAGPPPFGFVSSVGANAAGSAHRASPRPSPPEHGVRVRVDGSERFRSVFLFPPNSESGAIQEKVRVNRQIRISPVRVISPEGEQLGILPIERAQEIAEEQGLDLVEVAPLARPPVCRIMDYGKFKYEEQRQQREARKKQHHVQIKEVKMRPGIEDHDYDFKLRHARRFLEEGNKVKLTMMFRGRQMAHPEFGRQVLDRVSVALQDISKVESHPMMEGRSMVMMIAPLKPPSSPSGGSDRSAPASTGGDDRPAPAAAGASQRPAPVAPRAPERPAPPAAESK